The following coding sequences are from one Seonamhaeicola sp. ML3 window:
- a CDS encoding polysaccharide biosynthesis C-terminal domain-containing protein, whose product MGIVASQSIKNVASTYLGFLIGAINTLFLYTKFMSGEYYGMVGYMLSVAHVMMPLMAFGVHNTLVKFYSSFKTRVSVNSFLTLMILLPMLIVLPVSFIGYLSHETIGQILSSKNDLIEGYIWHIIVVAIALAYFEVFFAWAKVQMKTVFGNLMKEVFHRVGALVLLVLLYYEVINIEQFMTGLVCVYILRMLIMQLFAFSIKLPVITFKKISGLNKILKYSALIMVAGSVASILLDIDKFMLGQLLIDLENIAFYNVAVYIATVIVVPQRSMHQILMPLSAKFLNESDFDALEELYKKSSLNLLIVSGLIFLLIVSNINQFYYLIDDKYSAGVYVVILISTAKLYDSILGSNNAILFNSDYYRVILAFGVALVVVMIMLNIFLIPVLGINGAALGTFLAIVLYNSIKLFFVYRYFRILPFSTNSLKVGILILTMSFLFYFWDFSFQPIINIGLKTVVICIAYFLIVYRFNLSVDISSVINRYIKR is encoded by the coding sequence ATGGGCATTGTAGCTTCACAGTCGATAAAAAATGTAGCCTCTACTTATCTAGGCTTTTTAATTGGTGCGATTAACACATTGTTCTTGTATACAAAGTTTATGTCTGGAGAATACTATGGCATGGTTGGTTATATGCTTTCAGTTGCTCATGTCATGATGCCATTAATGGCATTTGGCGTTCACAACACATTGGTGAAATTCTATTCTTCATTTAAAACAAGGGTTTCTGTGAATAGTTTTTTGACTTTAATGATTCTCTTGCCAATGCTTATTGTTTTACCAGTGAGTTTTATTGGGTATTTGTCTCATGAAACAATTGGACAAATATTATCAAGTAAAAACGATTTAATTGAAGGTTATATATGGCATATTATAGTCGTGGCTATTGCGCTGGCATATTTTGAAGTCTTTTTTGCTTGGGCTAAAGTCCAAATGAAAACGGTTTTTGGCAATTTAATGAAAGAGGTCTTTCATAGAGTAGGAGCTTTAGTCCTTTTAGTCCTGCTTTACTACGAAGTGATTAATATTGAGCAATTTATGACAGGTTTGGTCTGTGTGTATATTCTTAGAATGCTAATCATGCAACTATTCGCTTTTAGTATTAAACTCCCTGTAATTACTTTCAAGAAAATATCTGGTTTAAATAAAATTTTAAAATACAGTGCTTTAATTATGGTTGCTGGATCTGTAGCCAGTATTTTATTGGATATAGATAAATTCATGCTAGGGCAGTTGTTGATTGATTTAGAAAATATCGCCTTTTATAACGTTGCTGTTTACATTGCAACGGTTATTGTAGTGCCGCAAAGGTCGATGCATCAAATACTAATGCCGTTATCAGCAAAGTTTTTAAATGAAAGTGATTTCGATGCTTTAGAAGAATTGTACAAAAAAAGTTCTCTTAATTTATTGATTGTTAGCGGTTTGATTTTTCTGCTTATAGTTTCAAATATCAATCAATTTTACTACCTCATAGATGATAAGTATAGTGCAGGGGTGTATGTGGTTATCTTAATAAGCACGGCAAAACTCTACGATTCTATTTTAGGGAGTAATAATGCTATTTTATTTAATAGTGATTACTACAGGGTTATTTTAGCTTTTGGAGTGGCGCTTGTAGTAGTAATGATTATGTTAAATATTTTTCTAATTCCTGTTTTGGGAATCAACGGGGCGGCTCTAGGTACTTTTTTAGCTATTGTACTTTACAATTCAATAAAGTTATTTTTTGTTTACAGGTATTTCAGGATATTACCTTTTTCAACAAACAGTTTAAAAGTAGGAATACTGATTTTAACAATGTCGTTTCTTTTCTATTTCTGGGATTTTTCTTTTCAGCCGATAATTAACATAGGCTTAAAGACTGTCGTGATTTGTATTGCTTACTTCTTAATAGTATACAGGTTTAATTTATCTGTTGATATTTCTTCAGTAATAAATAGATATATTAAGAGATAA
- a CDS encoding glycosyltransferase family 4 protein translates to MSKKVLIITYYWPPAGGPGVQRWLKFVKYLPDYGIEPIVFVPENPNYALVDESLVNKIPNGTKVLRFPIKEPYKLARFFSRKNSNTIAKGVISEQKNQSLSERIMLFVRGNFFIPDARKNWVKPSVEFLSDYISNESIETIITTGPPHSLHLIGMQIKQRLNIKWIADFRDPWTTIGYHKKLKLTKRSQRKHLFLEKSVLNSADQIVATSFTTKSEFSKLTIKPISVITNGYDYEKIEPVDLDKKFSIAHIGSLLSGRNPENLWKVFADLVSEYPNFAKDFQLNFVGTTSGEVLNSIKSLGLSNYVNNIGYISHYESVIFQRKSQVLLLVEIDSKDTKSIIPGKLFEYMISHRPIIALGPKDSDVEKIISETNTGNYFYYNEYGLLKDSILSHYKAYKNNTLKTYPVGLQKYSRKKLTESLSRLL, encoded by the coding sequence GTGAGTAAAAAGGTACTCATAATCACCTATTATTGGCCTCCTGCAGGAGGTCCTGGTGTTCAACGCTGGTTAAAGTTTGTAAAGTATTTACCAGATTATGGTATTGAACCCATTGTTTTCGTTCCAGAGAATCCCAACTATGCTCTAGTCGACGAAAGTCTTGTAAACAAAATTCCTAACGGTACAAAAGTTTTAAGGTTTCCTATTAAAGAACCTTATAAGTTGGCAAGATTCTTTTCTAGAAAAAATAGTAACACTATAGCAAAAGGTGTTATTTCTGAACAAAAAAATCAGAGTTTGTCAGAAAGGATTATGTTGTTTGTTAGAGGGAATTTTTTTATTCCAGATGCTAGAAAAAATTGGGTTAAGCCATCAGTTGAATTTTTAAGCGATTATATTTCAAATGAAAGCATTGAAACAATAATAACAACTGGACCGCCACATAGTTTACACCTCATAGGGATGCAAATTAAGCAACGGTTGAATATAAAGTGGATTGCAGATTTCAGGGACCCATGGACAACTATAGGTTACCACAAAAAATTAAAACTAACCAAACGGTCTCAACGAAAGCACCTTTTTCTTGAAAAAAGCGTATTGAACTCTGCCGATCAAATTGTAGCGACAAGTTTTACTACTAAATCTGAATTTTCTAAATTAACTATTAAACCCATTAGTGTTATAACTAACGGTTATGATTACGAAAAAATAGAACCCGTTGATTTAGATAAGAAGTTTTCAATTGCTCACATTGGGTCTTTGTTATCAGGAAGAAACCCTGAAAATTTATGGAAAGTGTTTGCGGATTTGGTAAGTGAATATCCTAATTTCGCCAAAGATTTTCAATTGAATTTCGTGGGTACTACAAGTGGTGAGGTTCTAAACTCGATAAAATCTTTAGGTTTAAGTAATTATGTTAATAATATAGGTTATATTTCACATTATGAATCTGTTATATTTCAAAGAAAGTCTCAAGTATTATTACTTGTTGAGATAGATTCCAAAGACACTAAAAGCATAATTCCTGGAAAATTATTTGAATACATGATATCACATAGGCCTATCATTGCATTGGGCCCCAAAGATTCTGATGTTGAAAAGATAATTAGTGAAACCAACACTGGGAATTACTTTTATTATAACGAATATGGTTTATTGAAAGACTCTATCTTAAGTCATTATAAGGCTTACAAAAACAACACTCTAAAAACTTATCCTGTAGGTTTACAAAAATACAGTAGAAAGAAATTAACCGAATCTTTATCCAGGCTATTATAA
- a CDS encoding YfhO family protein, which yields MQFSFKRFLPHILVLVGFIIASLAYFNPVLQGKAIFQNDIKQYIGMSKQQNDFRAKTGEETYWTNSAFGGMPTYQLGAQYPHNYIKKLDLVLRFLPRPADYLFLYLLSFYILLLVLKVDFKLAAIGALAFGFSTYLIIILGVGHNSKAHAIAYMPLVLSGILLTFQKRYVYGFLLTTVAMGLEIVSNHFQMTYYLLLLVVVLGIVYLIDAVKKKALPHYFKSVGILILAVVLSVGLNATGVMATQEYVKESTRGKSELTINPDGSPKEVTYGLDRDYITQFSYGKLETFNLFIPRFMGGGNFEHLGKDSAIYKKYKSEEGPTYWGQQPIVEAPAYVGAVVLFLFVLGLFLVKGRLKWWLVGGTIMSLLLSYGKNLSFLTDFFIDYVPLYNKFRAVSSIQVILELCVPVLAVFALVRLLNDFGKKEEKLKALKYTTIITAGIAVVFLLFKNSLFSFSGANDGYYIQSYGQDFINTVKEDRKSIFTADTLRTLMLVILASVTVYAFLKGKLKEKWVALTFGVLILFDLVGVDRRYVNNDDFVSVIKVNKPFAMNEADKEILKDKSHFRVFDISNEGLQNRTKASYFHNSLNGYNAAELKRYREVFDFYVAKNNMNVLNMLNTKYIIADTKEGVVSYFNDQANGNAWFVKKLKPVDSANDEILMLDSLDNKNVAIFARKTELLKKEKGKSFELDSLASIILKEAKPNYLKYESSNDNDGFAVFSEIYYGNGWKTFINGEPTTHMRVNYTLRGMDIPKGSHIIEFKFDPDVVKTGSGIALGSSVLLVLLLFGGLFYELKKNTSKSE from the coding sequence ATGCAATTTTCTTTCAAAAGATTTTTACCCCACATACTAGTACTAGTTGGGTTTATTATAGCTTCTTTGGCTTATTTTAATCCGGTTTTACAAGGAAAAGCTATTTTTCAAAATGACATCAAGCAATACATTGGGATGTCTAAACAACAAAACGATTTTAGAGCTAAAACAGGAGAGGAAACCTACTGGACTAATAGTGCTTTCGGTGGAATGCCTACATATCAACTTGGCGCGCAATATCCACATAATTATATTAAGAAGTTAGACTTAGTACTTCGTTTTTTACCAAGGCCAGCCGATTACTTATTTCTCTACTTATTAAGTTTTTACATTTTGCTTTTGGTGCTAAAAGTAGATTTTAAGTTAGCTGCTATTGGAGCCTTGGCTTTTGGCTTTTCCACGTATTTAATTATAATCTTGGGAGTGGGACATAATAGTAAGGCGCACGCCATAGCTTATATGCCATTGGTTTTAAGCGGTATTCTGCTTACTTTTCAAAAGCGGTATGTCTATGGGTTTTTGTTGACAACCGTAGCTATGGGGCTGGAAATTGTATCCAATCACTTTCAGATGACGTATTACTTGTTGTTGTTGGTTGTCGTTTTGGGTATCGTTTATTTAATCGATGCAGTAAAAAAGAAAGCATTGCCGCATTATTTCAAGTCGGTAGGAATCTTAATTTTGGCCGTGGTCTTATCTGTGGGTTTAAACGCAACAGGAGTCATGGCTACCCAGGAGTATGTTAAGGAAAGTACACGTGGAAAAAGTGAATTAACTATTAATCCTGATGGTTCTCCTAAAGAAGTTACTTATGGTTTAGACAGGGACTATATTACTCAATTTAGTTATGGTAAATTGGAGACCTTTAACCTCTTTATCCCAAGGTTTATGGGAGGTGGGAATTTTGAGCATCTAGGTAAGGACTCCGCTATATATAAAAAATACAAATCTGAAGAAGGACCTACTTACTGGGGGCAACAGCCTATTGTTGAAGCGCCAGCTTATGTAGGTGCTGTGGTCTTGTTTCTATTTGTGCTTGGGTTATTTTTAGTAAAAGGCAGGCTGAAATGGTGGTTAGTTGGTGGCACTATTATGTCTCTTTTACTATCTTACGGAAAGAATTTAAGTTTTCTCACCGATTTCTTTATTGATTATGTGCCATTGTATAACAAATTTAGAGCTGTAAGTTCTATTCAAGTGATATTGGAATTGTGTGTTCCTGTATTAGCGGTCTTTGCTTTGGTAAGACTATTAAATGACTTTGGCAAAAAGGAAGAAAAATTAAAGGCATTAAAATATACAACGATAATTACTGCTGGTATAGCAGTTGTGTTTCTATTGTTTAAGAATTCATTATTCAGTTTTTCTGGAGCTAACGATGGGTATTACATCCAGAGCTACGGACAGGATTTTATAAACACAGTTAAAGAAGATAGGAAATCGATTTTCACAGCAGATACTTTAAGGACTTTAATGCTAGTCATACTAGCTTCTGTTACTGTTTATGCCTTTTTAAAGGGTAAATTAAAAGAGAAATGGGTAGCACTTACATTTGGTGTTTTAATCTTATTCGATTTAGTTGGGGTGGATAGGCGTTATGTTAATAATGATGATTTTGTGTCTGTCATAAAGGTAAATAAACCTTTTGCGATGAATGAAGCCGACAAGGAAATCCTTAAAGATAAAAGTCATTTTAGGGTATTCGATATCTCTAATGAAGGGCTTCAAAATAGAACAAAGGCATCTTATTTTCATAATTCTTTAAACGGATATAATGCAGCTGAACTAAAACGGTACAGGGAAGTTTTTGATTTTTATGTTGCTAAGAACAACATGAATGTCTTAAACATGCTAAACACAAAGTATATTATTGCCGATACCAAAGAAGGCGTAGTGTCCTATTTTAACGACCAAGCCAATGGCAATGCTTGGTTTGTAAAAAAGTTAAAACCTGTGGATTCTGCCAATGATGAAATTCTTATGCTAGATAGCTTAGATAATAAGAATGTTGCAATTTTTGCCCGTAAAACGGAACTGCTTAAAAAAGAAAAAGGAAAATCTTTCGAATTAGATTCATTAGCCTCGATTATACTTAAAGAAGCAAAACCTAACTATTTAAAATACGAATCAAGCAACGACAATGATGGTTTTGCGGTTTTCTCTGAAATCTATTATGGTAATGGATGGAAAACTTTCATAAACGGTGAGCCGACTACCCACATGCGAGTAAATTATACGTTAAGGGGTATGGATATTCCAAAAGGAAGCCATATAATTGAGTTTAAGTTTGATCCAGATGTTGTAAAAACAGGAAGTGGCATTGCATTAGGCAGTTCTGTTTTGCTAGTGTTGTTGCTCTTCGGTGGGTTGTTTTATGAGTTGAAAAAAAACACAAGCAAGAGTGAGTAA
- a CDS encoding DUF4834 family protein — MHQFASVTGLVRTILIIILIYFGVKILARLLSPFLAKFIIKKAEQRFGQPFGQYKNTTQEQASKKAGEVTIDKIPNRKASNKDVGDYVDFEEID, encoded by the coding sequence ATGCATCAATTTGCTTCAGTAACAGGTTTGGTAAGAACTATTCTGATTATTATTCTAATATACTTTGGTGTAAAGATTTTGGCGCGACTATTATCGCCATTTCTTGCAAAGTTCATTATTAAGAAAGCCGAACAGCGTTTTGGTCAACCTTTCGGGCAATATAAAAATACGACACAGGAGCAAGCCTCTAAGAAAGCGGGAGAAGTTACTATCGATAAAATTCCCAATAGAAAAGCATCTAATAAAGACGTGGGTGATTATGTTGATTTCGAAGAAATTGATTAA
- a CDS encoding transporter, with amino-acid sequence MKPLKTFISCLLLMTSTLVYPQYTDVINSNRPGASRSAYSVGTNVVQFEIGPYYVKEKRTPATTYEVSGLGVDFSARYGLFFEQLEINIEGIYQNDTKKYTFRPDAEEPRSNFKHITLGAKYLIYDPYKDQESNKPNLYSWKANHSFKWEDLIPAVSVYLGGNYDTKNNPYTAPGIEGFSPKVMVATQNNFAGGWVFIMNFIKDRIGTNQSDFQYVLTLTHAFNQQWVVFGEMQGIKSDFYADNLFRVGGARLLGRNFQLDAALTFNTKDTPSVFNAGIGASYRLDFHKDPIPDNNNSVEDEGKRKTRKNNTKKQKKRKKRRDDEINEENKIKKQKKKDIDFD; translated from the coding sequence ATGAAGCCTTTAAAGACCTTTATTTCATGCCTATTATTAATGACCTCCACATTGGTTTACCCCCAATATACAGATGTCATTAATTCTAATAGACCAGGGGCCTCTAGAAGCGCTTACTCTGTAGGTACAAATGTAGTGCAGTTTGAAATTGGACCTTATTACGTAAAAGAAAAAAGGACTCCAGCCACAACATACGAGGTTAGCGGTTTGGGAGTAGATTTTTCCGCGAGATATGGACTGTTTTTTGAACAATTAGAGATAAACATAGAAGGCATTTACCAAAATGACACAAAAAAGTATACGTTTAGACCTGATGCTGAAGAACCCAGAAGCAATTTTAAGCATATTACGCTTGGAGCTAAATATTTGATTTACGATCCCTATAAAGACCAAGAGAGTAACAAGCCAAATCTTTACAGTTGGAAAGCCAACCATAGCTTTAAGTGGGAAGACCTAATTCCTGCTGTTTCAGTTTACTTGGGTGGTAACTATGATACTAAGAACAACCCATACACGGCACCAGGAATTGAAGGTTTTAGTCCAAAGGTTATGGTAGCTACACAAAACAACTTTGCTGGTGGTTGGGTATTCATAATGAATTTCATCAAGGATCGTATAGGTACAAACCAATCCGATTTTCAATACGTATTAACTCTAACACATGCTTTCAATCAACAATGGGTAGTATTTGGTGAAATGCAAGGTATCAAAAGTGATTTTTATGCTGATAATTTATTTAGAGTTGGTGGTGCCCGGCTATTAGGTAGAAACTTTCAACTAGACGCTGCACTTACTTTTAACACAAAAGATACACCCTCTGTTTTTAATGCGGGTATTGGAGCTTCGTACAGGTTAGACTTTCATAAAGACCCTATACCAGATAACAACAATAGTGTTGAAGACGAAGGAAAAAGAAAAACCCGTAAGAACAACACTAAAAAACAGAAAAAGAGAAAAAAGAGAAGAGATGACGAAATAAACGAGGAAAATAAAATAAAAAAACAGAAAAAGAAAGACATTGATTTTGACTAA
- a CDS encoding GNAT family N-acetyltransferase gives MITIKEVNSKKDLKAFIKFPFKLYEDSESWTPPIISQELKTFDKNENPVFKDADARLFLAYQNNEIVGRVAAIINWLEVKNQDQKKMRFGWFDFIDDLNVSQALFNKVEDIGKSENLHFTEGPVGFSNLDKVGVVTEGFDVVSPMITWYNHPYYAKHYEAAGYKVEKGYIESKFPFKNVKPEHFKKAQVLIKRRYQLRALKFTKTKEVMPYVDKMFNLFNESYASLSSFVEITDIQKAYFKKKFISFVNPEYIKFVVDKDDNLVGFAIVMPSFAKAMQRAKGRLLPYGFYHILKAKKHSKDVIFYLIGIHPEYQNKGVHAVIFNEYYETFKEKGIQNCYRTPELEDNVAIHKIWKHFDPVVCRKRKTFRKNLL, from the coding sequence ATGATTACAATTAAAGAGGTTAACTCAAAAAAAGACCTAAAGGCTTTTATAAAATTTCCGTTCAAGCTATATGAAGATTCAGAAAGCTGGACACCACCAATTATTAGCCAAGAACTAAAAACTTTTGATAAAAACGAAAACCCTGTATTTAAAGATGCAGATGCGAGATTATTTTTAGCCTATCAAAACAATGAAATTGTTGGCAGGGTCGCTGCTATTATTAATTGGCTAGAGGTTAAAAATCAAGACCAAAAAAAAATGCGATTCGGGTGGTTTGATTTTATTGATGATTTAAACGTTTCCCAAGCGCTATTTAATAAAGTTGAAGATATTGGGAAATCAGAAAATTTACACTTTACCGAAGGGCCTGTTGGCTTTTCCAACCTTGATAAAGTAGGTGTTGTGACTGAAGGATTTGATGTGGTATCCCCCATGATAACTTGGTATAACCACCCTTACTATGCCAAACATTATGAAGCTGCAGGTTATAAAGTTGAAAAAGGCTATATTGAAAGTAAATTTCCTTTTAAAAATGTAAAACCCGAACATTTTAAAAAAGCTCAAGTATTAATAAAACGAAGATACCAACTAAGGGCACTTAAGTTTACTAAAACTAAAGAAGTGATGCCTTATGTTGATAAGATGTTCAACCTATTTAATGAGTCGTATGCTTCGTTGTCCTCCTTTGTTGAGATTACAGATATCCAAAAAGCTTATTTTAAAAAGAAATTTATAAGTTTTGTAAATCCAGAATATATAAAGTTTGTTGTTGACAAGGACGATAACCTTGTAGGGTTTGCCATTGTTATGCCCTCTTTTGCCAAGGCCATGCAAAGAGCAAAAGGGAGGCTATTACCTTATGGTTTTTATCATATTCTAAAAGCGAAAAAGCACAGTAAGGATGTTATTTTCTACCTGATTGGAATCCATCCCGAATACCAAAACAAAGGGGTACATGCCGTGATTTTCAATGAATACTATGAAACATTTAAAGAAAAAGGAATTCAAAATTGTTATAGAACCCCTGAACTAGAAGATAATGTTGCCATACATAAAATCTGGAAACATTTTGACCCCGTAGTATGTAGAAAAAGAAAAACATTCAGGAAAAATTTATTGTAA
- a CDS encoding aminotransferase class I/II-fold pyridoxal phosphate-dependent enzyme, whose protein sequence is MKDLFEKIYKDKGPLGKWAAQAEGYFVFPKLEGEISNRMKFQGKEVITWSINDYLGLANHPEVRKVDAEAAAEYGSAYPMGARMMSGHTDLHEKLQNELAAFVKKEAAYLLNFGYQGMVSTIDALVSKDDIIVYDVDAHACIIDGVRLHMGKRFTYKHNDVESLEKNLERASKMAEQTGGGILVISEGVFGMRGEQGRLKEIVALKKKFNFRLFVDDAHGFGTLGATGAGAGEEQGVQDDIDVYFATFAKSLASTGAFIAGDQEIIDYLKYNLRSQMFAKSLQMQLVVGALKRLEMLKTMPELKAKLWENVNALQSGLKERGFDIGTTQSCVTPVYLKGSIPEAMALVKDLRENYGIFCSIVVYPVIPKGLILLRLIPTATHTLDDVKETLHAFESIRDRLENGTYKRLSAAVMAAMGE, encoded by the coding sequence ATGAAAGATTTATTTGAAAAAATTTACAAGGATAAGGGACCTCTAGGAAAATGGGCAGCTCAAGCAGAAGGTTATTTTGTATTTCCTAAATTAGAAGGTGAAATTTCAAATAGAATGAAGTTTCAAGGAAAAGAGGTTATAACTTGGAGTATTAACGATTACCTGGGCCTAGCGAACCATCCTGAAGTGAGAAAAGTAGATGCTGAAGCTGCTGCTGAATATGGTTCTGCCTATCCAATGGGTGCTAGAATGATGTCTGGTCACACAGACTTGCATGAAAAACTACAAAATGAGTTAGCGGCTTTCGTAAAAAAAGAAGCTGCTTATCTTTTGAATTTTGGTTATCAGGGTATGGTTTCTACCATTGATGCTCTTGTATCGAAAGACGACATTATAGTGTATGATGTAGATGCACACGCTTGTATTATAGATGGAGTTCGTTTGCATATGGGTAAACGCTTCACATACAAACATAATGACGTAGAAAGTTTAGAAAAAAACTTAGAGCGAGCTTCTAAAATGGCCGAGCAAACCGGTGGAGGAATTCTTGTGATTTCTGAAGGTGTTTTTGGTATGCGAGGTGAACAAGGTCGCTTAAAAGAGATAGTAGCTTTAAAGAAGAAATTTAATTTCAGACTTTTTGTTGATGATGCCCATGGTTTTGGAACCCTTGGTGCCACAGGAGCAGGAGCAGGTGAGGAACAAGGCGTTCAAGATGATATAGATGTTTACTTTGCGACATTTGCTAAATCTTTAGCGAGTACCGGTGCTTTTATTGCCGGAGACCAAGAGATTATAGATTACTTGAAATATAATTTACGTTCTCAAATGTTTGCCAAGTCGCTACAAATGCAATTGGTAGTTGGGGCTCTAAAGCGTTTAGAAATGCTTAAAACTATGCCAGAGCTGAAAGCTAAGTTATGGGAAAACGTAAATGCGTTACAGTCCGGATTAAAAGAAAGAGGTTTTGATATCGGTACAACCCAAAGTTGTGTAACGCCTGTTTATTTAAAAGGTAGTATACCTGAAGCAATGGCATTGGTTAAGGATTTAAGAGAAAATTATGGAATTTTCTGTTCTATAGTGGTATACCCGGTTATCCCTAAGGGATTAATTTTATTAAGATTGATACCAACCGCTACACATACTTTAGATGATGTTAAAGAAACTTTGCATGCGTTTGAAAGTATAAGAGATAGATTGGAGAATGGAACATACAAACGTCTTTCAGCTGCTGTTATGGCTGCTATGGGAGAATAA
- a CDS encoding PLP-dependent cysteine synthase family protein produces MKQNKKVFNSLLDLVGNTPLVRLNKITSGFKGDFYAKIESFNPGHSSKDRIALYIIEQAEKKGILKPGDTIIETTSGNTGFSLAMVSIIKGYECVLAVSSKSSPDKIDMLKNMGAKVYVCPAHVSADDPRSYYEVAKRLHAERKGSVYINQYFNELNIDAHYHSTGPEIWEQTDGEITHLVACSGTGGTISGTAKYLKEQNPNIKVIGIDAYGSVIKKYHETREFDEKEIYPYRIEGLGKNLIPGATDFDIVDEFVKVTDEDSAHTAREVARTEGMFVGYTSGAVVQGLKQLNESGAFKKGDKVVVIFPDHGSRYMSKVYCDKWMNDQGFFDSINEEAAEKVQYIK; encoded by the coding sequence ATGAAACAAAACAAAAAGGTTTTTAACAGTTTGTTGGATTTAGTGGGCAATACACCGCTTGTTAGATTAAACAAAATAACCTCTGGTTTTAAAGGAGATTTCTACGCTAAAATAGAATCCTTTAACCCCGGACATTCTTCAAAAGACAGAATAGCATTATACATCATAGAGCAAGCCGAGAAGAAAGGTATTCTTAAACCTGGCGATACTATTATAGAAACTACTTCTGGTAATACTGGATTTAGTTTGGCAATGGTTAGTATCATTAAGGGTTATGAATGTGTGTTGGCTGTGAGTTCAAAATCATCACCAGATAAAATAGACATGCTCAAAAATATGGGCGCTAAGGTTTATGTTTGTCCGGCTCATGTAAGTGCAGACGATCCAAGGTCTTATTACGAAGTAGCAAAGCGTTTACATGCTGAAAGAAAAGGCTCTGTGTATATTAATCAATATTTCAATGAGCTTAATATTGATGCACATTACCATTCTACAGGTCCAGAAATTTGGGAACAGACCGATGGGGAAATAACGCATTTGGTTGCCTGTAGTGGTACTGGAGGAACAATTTCTGGTACAGCTAAATATTTAAAAGAGCAAAACCCAAATATAAAAGTTATAGGTATTGATGCTTATGGTTCTGTGATTAAGAAATATCACGAAACTCGAGAGTTTGATGAAAAGGAGATTTACCCTTACAGAATCGAAGGATTGGGGAAAAACTTAATTCCGGGAGCAACAGATTTTGATATTGTTGATGAGTTTGTTAAAGTTACAGACGAAGATAGTGCTCACACCGCTAGAGAAGTTGCCAGAACAGAAGGCATGTTCGTTGGTTATACCTCTGGCGCAGTAGTTCAAGGTCTTAAACAATTGAATGAATCTGGAGCATTTAAGAAAGGTGATAAAGTTGTTGTGATATTCCCAGATCACGGGTCAAGATATATGAGTAAGGTGTATTGTGATAAATGGATGAACGATCAAGGTTTCTTCGATAGTATTAATGAGGAAGCTGCAGAAAAGGTTCAGTACATTAAATAA